A stretch of the Saprospiraceae bacterium genome encodes the following:
- a CDS encoding CcoQ/FixQ family Cbb3-type cytochrome c oxidase assembly chaperone: MKFNNYLEKITGIEIYPMISLLVFILFFIAVTIYAFKANSEMIRTMEELPLDKSDTKTL, translated from the coding sequence ATGAAATTCAATAATTATTTGGAAAAAATTACCGGAATTGAAATTTATCCTATGATTTCATTACTGGTCTTCATACTTTTTTTTATTGCTGTTACCATTTATGCATTTAAAGCAAACAGTGAAATGATTCGTACCATGGAAGAATTGCCATTAGATAAATCTGATACTAAGACTTTATGA